The DNA region CGTGAGTACTACTACCAAGTACCTTCTACTATAAAAGATTAGTGCTCTTATTCAATAACTGCAGTGGGAACGGAGCAACTTCATACGTGGAAGCAGGTCCTTTTTCCGGTGAGGTTTGTCCTTTTTTGTGTCGGATGAGCTCAAGATGAGATAAAATGAATTGGATTTCTTTTTAAAGCCAAGAAAATTGCACTGGGTTTCAAATTGATTCGAAGTTTAAGATACGTTGAAGGTATGTAATGTGACCACCCGAACCGAAATTTTAAACTGTAATATTACTaaacatatttgcaaaaaataatatgtgATTCAACTGGTGATGCAACCTTTTATCTGGTCACGAGATTTCAGCATGTTGTCTATTACTTCATTTTGACTATCATGCAAAGCTGTTCAATTGTCCATTCAAATGATCTGCAATAAGGCAGATAAAACCACCTTCAAGTGTCAATCTATTTTGAGAGGCAGTTCAATGCAATGAGAATATAAACTGTGGCGTGGCGCTTAATGTTATCATTTCTTCACTGCAGATAAGACCCGGAAGAATCTATTATGGATTTCGTTTTTTGGTGCTGAAGTGGTTAtcaattcatacaaaaaaaaaacatcaagtcTTATCCTATCAGCCCTTCTATTCACAGAGCTCTGTCTGAATCGACTCAATTATATCCCTCAAATTTAGTATTCAACAGTACTTTAAAATATTCAGTCATGGCACTAAGGAGCTACGTTGGTAAGCATGAATTTCTTTGTGTACATAAATTCAACTGTAACACCAACGTCCTGAAATTGCAGTTCTTCCCATCTTCCTCGCCACCCTGTTGGGAGCATCCTCAAGTCACAACCTCCCCCAAAACGCCAACGATGCATCCGAGTGCATCGCTGCCAGATGTGACACGCTGGACGAGATCAACAAGCTGTGGTGCCACGAGGACCCAAGGTTCTTTTGCGTTTGTCGACCGCTGACCGAAACCAGCTGGGAGCTGCAGCCGATGCCATGTGCGCCGGAAACGCAGTTCAGTTTTGTCCACCAAAAGTGCGTTGCACATCTGGAAGAACCGGATCGGGCCGCCTGCTACTACGCGGACACACCCGGCGACGGTAGCGGAAGTGGAAGTGGGGATGACGCGCTGTGGTCGATTCCGGCGGGTGGTGAAGTCATGTTTGGCGAAGAAGATCGGTTTGAGGGAGCGCTTGACGATCTGGTTGAGGATGATGTGATGGAGTTTCTGTTTCCGGGAAGGTTGCAGTGAGAGtggaataaaaattatttaaaatgaagAATGTTTGAGAAAAAGTTTCTTCACATTTTTTCGGAATGCTATCCATTTTAACTCAACAAGAAACATCACTGGCGTTTTATTCAAATCATAATTGGCAGTAGAgcaattttctgagattttggtcatttgatttttttgtatttttaatccagctgaaacttttttggtgccttcggtatgcccaaagaaaccattttgcatcattagttggtccatataattgtccatacaaatttggcagctgtctatacaaaaataatgtttgaaaatttaaaaatctgtatcttttgaaggaactgTTTGATCGattggtgtctttgacaaagttgtaggtgtggaTAAGGACAACacagaaataaaaatgatacacgttaaaaataattttggtaattacTTATGTCACATTTTGTCACtagaatttgatttgcaaaaacactattttttctaatatgctttaggggacataaaatgccaacttttcagaaatttcaagaatgggtaaaaaatctttgaccaagttatgaatttttgattcaatactgatttttttaaaaaatcgaaatattagtcgcaaaatcatttcaacttaatttttcgatggaaAATCGAATTTactatcaaaaagtacttttgtgaaatttgaataaatcgtaccgttttcaagttatagccatttttaggtaaattttttgaaaatagtcgcagttattcatttttttttaaattagtgcccaaatttgcccacttttgaaaaaaaaactatttttgaaaagctgggaaaattctatattttgctttttggaccttgttgatacggcccttagttgttgagatattgccatgcaaagattttaaaacaggataattgatgttttctaagctcACCCAAGCAACCAACTATTTTccaatgtcaatatctcagcaactaatggtccgattttaaatgttaaaatatgaaatatgaaTAAACATTTTCGACCTTTtcagaaacaatattttcaagtttaattaaaccaagactaacatttcaaaagggccaaacgttCAATATTACGGCAATTATATTGATAATAATATATTAGCCAATATTATATTgatcaaatatttgaaagaagTGTTTCTAAAAAGTaacttttattgaatttaaaattacgAGGCTAAAAATGCCGTTAATACCAGAAAAAATATCCAACACTTCATTACATCAGATTGGATTCTGAAGACAACCTACGATCCTTTTGCGAAATTCCAAATTCAAGTtagaattaaaacaaaaaatctgggCCAAATTTGAGATCCATTAATCCGTAACATGCCCCGGGGgacgtagtgccaatagtttcgttttaatCCGTAGCTTACTTACGGGCtgcataaaaaaatccttaaaaatgaaagattttttatctttttctgttgcgaaaaagaattttaactgGGATCAATACTTCTTATCAGTTTGAAATAGTTTTTCATGGAAAAATTATAATCAGTGTTGTTCTGGTACTCAAAtcgcaattaaaaaaattaaacatataaTATgccataaaaaacaaaaactgattGATCGACAATTTGTCAAATAAACAATAATTTCAATCCAAATATGTTTGCAAAGCTAAAACATAatgtcattaaaaaaatcagaagcgTTTTATAATTTCACCTCTACCAAAGccggaaatggatttaatttttattttttttatttggctcaaactttgtgggggccttccctatgaccaaagaagctcttttgtgtcattggtacaagtttccatacaattttggctgctgtctatacaaaaatggtacgtaaatattcaaacagctgtagcttttgagtgaattttctgaccaatttggtgtcttcggcacagttgtaggtattgttgaggactattgagaaaaaatagaaacataaaaaaaatcagatgggCGTAATATGCAATGTTtgacctttttaaaatgttggtcttgatCGGTTTTactaagaatgttttttttttaaagagatagGACAATTTCGCGAatgtgttaacattgaaaattggactgcaaatatttcgctaaaatcaaacttttggtggctatttcttgaaaacagaacgtcaaatttgtttttgcacaaaatttcgttcttttttcaaaaatcactataatttaaaaaaaattaactcggctgtagattttttgaccatgtttctctatgtttcaaaagttgtgggttttgtcctctatcacatatacaaaatatcgaaaataaaaaaatacgtattttaagaaattgagtttttgtgaaaataggtGG from Culex quinquefasciatus strain JHB chromosome 3, VPISU_Cqui_1.0_pri_paternal, whole genome shotgun sequence includes:
- the LOC119770054 gene encoding uncharacterized protein LOC119770054, coding for MALRSYVVLPIFLATLLGASSSHNLPQNANDASECIAARCDTLDEINKLWCHEDPRFFCVCRPLTETSWELQPMPCAPETQFSFVHQKCVAHLEEPDRAACYYADTPGDGSGSGSGDDALWSIPAGGEVMFGEEDRFEGALDDLVEDDVMEFLFPGRLQ